AGACTATTATTAAGCTATAGCGCCAACATTTATAGCCGAGTTATCACGGGAATTCCGCTGAACGATACTACGAGCGGGTTTAAATGCTTTCGCAGGGAAGTACTTGAGGCAGTTGATCTTGATGCGGTGCATTCGGGCGGATATTCCTTTCAATTGGAGATGAATTTCAGGGCATGGTGTAAAGGTTTCAAAGTGGTTGAAATTCCTATAATTTTTGTTGATAGAACTCTCGGTCGTTCAAAGATGAACTTCTCAATTATGGTAGAAGCCGCTAAAGTCGTCTGGCAACTCAAATACCAGCATCTCACAGGAAAGCTGGGGTAATCGCTATCAAACTTTCGATAGTTATAGTAAGTTATAACGTAAAAACGTTTCTAAAGCAGACCCTTGAGTCGGCATATAAAGCGTCTTCCGGAATTGAATGCGAGATTTTCGTTGTTGATAATAGATCACTTGACGGAAGCGCCGAGATGGTTGAGTCTAAATTTCCTGAAGTGAAATTGATTCGTAATGATGAAAATCTCGGTTTTGCGAAAGCTAATAATCTCGCGATTGACAAATCTGACGGAGATTTTATTCTTCTTCTCAATCCGGATACGGTTGTTCAGGAAGATACCTTCAGCGTATTGATGGATTTTTTTAAGACGCATCCTGAAGCCGGAGCAGCGGGATGTAAGGTCCTAAACGCAGACGGAACTCTCCAACCTGCTTGCAGGCGAAGCTCGCCGACTCCAATGGTGGTATTGCCGAAGATTTTGGGTCTCAATCACCTTTTCCCCAATAGTAAAATATTCGGAAAATACAACTTAACCTACCTTGATGAAGACGAGCTGTCGGAAGTAGATGCGGTTTCCGGTTCGTTCGTCATGGTCAGGAAGGAAGTAATAGAGAAAGTGGGAACCCTGGATGAGGATTTTTTTATGTACGGGGAAGACCTGGACTGGTTTTACAGAATGCGAAAAGCGGGATATAAGATATTTTACGTTCCGCAGACTAAAATAATTCACTATAAAGGCGAAAGTACGAAAGCTGTGCGATATGACGTCATAGGAATGTTTTATAAGGCGCAAATACAATTTGTCAAAAAACATTTCAGCAAATCCAAATCGTTTTTATCGGTTATGTTTCTCTATATTGGAATAATATTGAGAGCTTCTCTTTCTTATGCTGCAAAAATTGGCGGATTAATTGCTCCCGCCGCTCTCGATATATTATTAATGCAGGTTTCGATTAGTCTATCGTTAATTATAAAATTCGGTTCCCTATCTGAATGGAGTTCTTATCTGTCGATTACGATGATTTACACTTCTATCTGGTTGATAACGCTATACGTGCTTAAAATGTATGATAGAAGGCGATATTCGGCTACATTTGCGGCGTGGGGAGTAATTCTCGGTTTTTTTGTCAACACCACATTTACGTTTTTCTTTAAGCAATTTGCCTATTCGCGAGAAGTATTGATCTGGTTGCTTCTGTTCAACATTATCCTGCTGCCTTCATGGCGTATAATTATAAGACTTGCTCAAAAAACGAAATGGATTCCATATATCGGTACATTAGGCAAGACTTTGGCCACGCGAAGAACTGCTATCATCGGCTCAGGAATTGAAATACGCAAGATAGCTGATAAAATAAATGAGCAAGTAGATCAGGGATACAATATAGTCGGATTTATCGGAAATGAATCTCCATCGGATTTCCCCGAAGAATATGTTTA
This window of the Candidatus Neomarinimicrobiota bacterium genome carries:
- a CDS encoding glycosyltransferase encodes the protein MVESKFPEVKLIRNDENLGFAKANNLAIDKSDGDFILLLNPDTVVQEDTFSVLMDFFKTHPEAGAAGCKVLNADGTLQPACRRSSPTPMVVLPKILGLNHLFPNSKIFGKYNLTYLDEDELSEVDAVSGSFVMVRKEVIEKVGTLDEDFFMYGEDLDWFYRMRKAGYKIFYVPQTKIIHYKGESTKAVRYDVIGMFYKAQIQFVKKHFSKSKSFLSVMFLYIGIILRASLSYAAKIGGLIAPAALDILLMQVSISLSLIIKFGSLSEWSSYLSITMIYTSIWLITLYVLKMYDRRRYSATFAAWGVILGFFVNTTFTFFFKQFAYSREVLIWLLLFNIILLPSWRIIIRLAQKTKWIPYIGTLGKTLATRRTAIIGSGIEIRKIADKINEQVDQGYNIVGFIGNESPSDFPEEYVYLGNISEIDEIIKIRKITNLIFSTEFSSYEEILSIIDNMKHLNLNFKIVAKDMDFIIGKSSVEPIDDISLLDMNYNIDKLTNKVLKRSFDIILSFPLLILLFPFAMIYTLATGLSFKKMKFNTYDGHKKGVIFLSDGVIKKRNRLAGYPLLYHVFLGNLSFVGSEILFESSSEEMIRFKPGLTSLTEIMRRQESNSEEYARYEHYYLRNQSIRLDIEILIKDLFHL